The nucleotide sequence GAAATGCCAAAATTCATTTATAAAGATGATGATGAGCACTCGGCATCTTCCAAAGACGAATCTTAATTTTTAAATGTATGAAGTGCGGCAATAAAAATAGCCGCATTCAACTCAATTCGTAGTATAAAAAATATAAAGCAGCCCACCTGTTGAGAAAGCAGCATCTCCCGTTCCACCTGATCAGAGATTTTTGTTATGGATTTAGTTTCTCGCATACAACGCTTACCGATTGGTAGGTTTCACTACACCTTGCTGGTGGTGATTGGACTGGGCTGGATGTTTGATGCGATGGATACCGGATTGATTTCCTTTATCCTGGCCAAAATGGCTGAAGACTGGCAGATGACTGCCGATCAAAAAAGCTGGGTGGTGTCGATCGGTTTTGTCGGCATGGCGATCGGGGCGATTTGTTCAGGTGGCCTGGCAGACCGTTTTGGCCGTAAAACAGTCTTTGCTGCGACCCTGGTCATTTATAGCCTGGCCACTGCAGCTTGTGCTTTTGCACCGGATCTGACCTGGCTGCTGGTATTCCGTTTTATCGTCGGTTTGGGCTTGGGTGGTCAGCTACCCGTGGCCGTAACGCTGGTCAGTGAATATATTCCTGCGCATGTACGTGGCCGTTTTATTGTCTTGCTGGAAAGTTTTTGGGGGCTGGGCTGGCTGGTCGCGGCGCTAGTATCGCGCTTTATCATTCCAGATTTTGGCTGGCAAACCGCTTTCATGATTGGTGGCCTGCCTGCGCTGTATGCCATCGTGATCTGGAAAATGGTGCCGGAATCTATTCCTTTCCTGATTAACCGTGGCCGTATAGAGGAAGCTTCGGCACTGGTGAAAAAGATTGAGCGTCAATGTGGCGTTCAAGTCTATGAAATTTTTGAAGTGAAACCGGTCGCAGAGAAGCAGAATATTTCATTTTCCCAGTTATGGTCGGGTATCTTTGCGCGCCGTACGCTTATGCTCTGGCTGATCTGGTTCGGTATTATCTTTTCCTATTATGGCATCTTTACCTGGTTGCCAAGTTTACTGGTCAAAGAAGGCTATAGCATTGTCCAGTCTTTTGAATATGTGCTGATTATGATTCTGGCGCAGTTGCCCGGTTATCTGGTGGCGGCATGGCTGGTCGAAAAACTCGGTCGTAAGCCGACTTTGGCCGGCTTTATTGGCATGTGCGCGATTTCTGCCTATTTCTTTGGTCAGTCGGGTAGTGTTACTGAAATCGTGATTTGGGGCTGTCTGATGTCCTTCTTTAATCTGGGTGCCTGGGGCGTACTCTATACTTATACGCCGGAACAATATCCGACCAATATCCGTGCCTTTGGTTCAGGCTGGGCCGGGGCTGTTGGCCGGATTGGCGGTATCGCGGCACCTTTTGCTGTAACCCATCTGATGGGTATGCCGAATGGCTTTAGCTATGTCTTTACCATGTTTACGGCAGTTCTGGTCGCTGTCGCGATTGTGATTCTGGTCTTGGGTGAAGAAACCAAAGGCAAGACCCTCGAATCGATGGGCTTATAAAGGGAATGATTTTTTAGTTGCTTAGGGCCTATAAAGTGGATATTTTTAGGCCATAAGACACAAATTGTCGCGCTGAACGATTTGATGCCCTTGTGTCATCTACAGCCACGACTTAGCATAAGAAACATTGATACAAAAACGAATTATTTAGGACTATAGGTTGTTATGACAAGCCTTGCGCATCATGCGACAGAAAACCGCTCCGTAGCAGAATTTACCGAACAAGCTTATCTGAATTACGCCATGTACGTGATTATGGATCGGGCACTCCCTCATATTAGCGATGGCCTGAAACCGGTACAGCGCCGGATTGTCTATGCCATGAGTGAGCTGGGCCTGAAATGGACCAGCAAACCGAAGAAATCGGCACGTACTGTTGGTGACGTATTGGGTAAATACCATCCGCATGGTGACTCGGCCTGCTATGAAGCCATGGTGCTGATGGCACAGCCCTTTAGTTATCGTTACCCGTTTATTGAGGGGCAGGGTAACTGGGGTTCACCGGATGATCCGAAGTCTTTCGCGGCGATGCGTTATACCGAAGCCAAGCTTTCCCAGTACAGCGAACTGTTGCTGTCTGAACTGGGTCAGGGCACCTGTGAATGGCAGGACAACTTTGATGGTTCGATGAAAGAACCGGTGAATTTGCCAGCCCGTGTACCGAACATCTTGCTGAATGGCACCACTGGTATTGCTGTCGGTATGGCCACAGACATTCCACCGCATAACCTGCGTGAAGTGGTCAAAGGGACGATTGCGCTAATTCGTAATCCGAACCTGACCGATGAAAAAATCGCAGAATATATTCCTGCGCCAGACTTGCCGACCAAAGCCGAAATTATCACCCCGCCTGCTGAACTGTTAAAAATTCAGACCACAGGTCGTGGCAGTTATCGCATGCGTGCGGTCTATAGCGTCGATAAAAACGAAATTATCATCACCGAACTGCCATATCAGGTCTCAGGCTCCAAAATCATCACTCAGATTGCCGATCAGATGCAGGCCAAAAAACTGCCTTTGGTCAGTGATGTACGGGATGAGTCAGATCATGTCAATCCCACCCGTTTAGTCATTGTTCTGCGTTCGAATCGTATTGATGCCGAATCGGTGATGAGTCACTTGTTTGCCACCACCGATCTGGAATCCAGTTATCGTGTCAATATGAACATGATTGGTGCCGATGGCCGTCCACAGGTGAAATCAATTCGTCGTATTTTGCTGGAATGGATTGAAATCCGTAAAACCACGGTAACACGCCGTCTGCAATATCATCTGAACAAGATCGAAAAACGCCTGCATATTCTTGGTGGTCTGATCATTGCTTATCTAAATATTGACGAAGTGATTCAGATTATTCGTGAAGAAGATCAGCCCAAGCCGGTACTGATGCAGCGTTTTAATATTGACGAGATTCAGGCCGAAGCGATTCTGGAACTGAAATTGCGTCATTTGGCCAAGCTTGAAGAAATGGAAATGCGCCGCGAACAGGAAGAGCTGGAAGCGAAAGCTGCAGTAATTCGTGAACAACTGGCCAATCCGGAATCTTTAAAAAGCCTGATTATTTCTGAACTGAAAGACGATGCCAAGAAATTTGGTGATGATCGCCGTTCGTCAATCGTACAGCGTGCCGAAGCTGCTGCAATCAATGAAACTGAAATGTTGCCGGCCGATCCGGTGACGGTGGTGTTATCAGAAGCTGGCTGGATTCGCTGTGCCAAAGGCCATGAAGTTGATGCAGAAAATCTGAATTTCCGTGCTGGTGATCAGTATTTGAGTCATGCACAGGGCAAATCCAATCAACGCGTTTATGTATTAGATGACACTGGCCGTAGCTATGCCTTGGCCATCAATACGCTACCATCTGCGCGTGGTCTCGGCGAACCGCTCAGTTCAAAACTGTCTCCAGGCAGCGGGGTCGGTTTTAAACAGGTTCTGGTGGCAGAGGATGAAACTGAAATTCTAGCAGCAAGCAACAAAGGCTATGGCTTTAAAACCCAGGCCAAGCAGCTGGATACCAGTGCCAAAGCCGGAAAAGCTTTCCTGAATTTATCTGAAGGGGCAGAGGTCATGAACCTGCAGCCGCTCGAAGATGCTACACATGTTGCACTGCTCAGTTCAGCAGGACGTCTGTTGATTGTCGATTTAGCAGAATTACCTGTATTGAACAAAGGTAAAGGAAATAAATTGATACAACTTGAAGATGGTGATCAAATTTTGTCCATGACACTATTGAAGCTTGATGAAATAATTCAAGTGCTTGCAGGACAACAGCAGTTAAAATTAAAAGGGGATGATTTGCGCAAATATATCGGCAAGCGCGGTGCAAAAGGACAGCTTTTACCACGCGGATATCAAAAAGCAAATAAACTGTTGATTCAAAGATAAGACTAGCATCCATCCTGCGAAATACGTTATATATGAACAACGATTCAACAAGATGGATGCAATATCGCACATATACAAGTCTAAAAATGGCGTGTGATATTGAAAAAAACAGTTGAAATACTAAGGATTATGATTGGAGAGATGGCCATTATGGAAAAAATTTGGTTTGCTGAATACCAAAAAACAGGGATTCCAGAAACAGTAGAATTACCAGCAGAAAATACTTCTCTAGTAGATATTTTTGAGCGTAATTTCCAAAAATTCGGCTCGCGTGATGCCTTTATCTTTATGGATAAGGCAATGACTTTCAATGAACTGGAAGAGGCGAGCCGTAAGTTTGCAACTTATCTACAAAGCTTGGGGTTGGCAAAAGGTTCACGTGTGGCAGTGATGATGCCAAACGTTCTTCAGTATCCGGTTGTGGCACTTGGGGTGTTCCGCGCAGGTTTGGTATTGGTCAACGTGAATCCACTCTACACATCGCGTGAACTTGAGCATCAATTGAATGACTCAGGTGCTGAAGTACTGGTGATTATTGAAAACTTTGCTTCTGTTTATCAAGCGATTATTGGTAAAACACCAGTGAAGCATGTCGTGGTCGCTTCTGTCGGTGACATGCTGGGTGCCTTGAAAGGAACTTTGGTAAATTTTGTCTTGCGTTCTGTGCGCAAGCAAATTCCAGCTTGGGATATTCCAGGCCATGTGAGATTTAATGCGGCGTTATCTAAAGTTAATCCAAGTAACTATAAACGCCCTGAATTGACCCTTAGCGATACAGCAGTTCTTCAATACACAGGTGGTACCACAGGCGTATCTAAAGGCGCTGAACTGACACATCGTAACCTGGTTGCGAACATGCTGCAGTGTGACGGCATCTTCCAGAGTAAATTTGGTGCGCAAGATGGTCAGCCAGATGACCGTATTTTCTGTGCATTGCCGCTTTATCATATCTTTGCATTCATGGTATGCGCACTTTACGGTATGTACAAAGGTCAGGCGAATGTTCTGATTCCAAACCCGCGTGATTTACCAGCGGTGATGAAAGAGCTACGTAAATACCAGCCGACTTTCTTCCCGGCAGTGAACACACTTTTCAATGCGCTGGTAAACAATGAAGAGTTTAAGCAACTTGATCATAGTAAACTGAAAATGGCGATGGGCGGCGGTATGGCCGTACTTCCTTCTACTGCAGCAGCATGGAAGAAAGTTACCGGAACCAATATCGTTGAAGGCTATGGTTTGTCTGAAACTTCTCCGGTGGCAACAGCAAACCCACCTGCGTCTGAAGAATTCAGTGGCACTATTGGTATTCCATTACCATTGACTGAAGTGGCTATTCTGGATGATGAAGGCAATGAAGTTCCACTGGGTGAGCAAGGTGAAATTTCAATCCGTGGTCCTCAGGTCATGAAAGGCTATTGGAACCGTCCGGATGAAACTGAAAAAGTCATGGTGAATGGCTTCTTCCGTACCGGTGATATCGGTGTCATGGATTCACGTGGTTATGTGAAAATTGTAGACCGTAAGAAAGACATGATTCTAGTGTCTGGT is from Acinetobacter lwoffii and encodes:
- the parC gene encoding DNA topoisomerase IV subunit A, with translation MTSLAHHATENRSVAEFTEQAYLNYAMYVIMDRALPHISDGLKPVQRRIVYAMSELGLKWTSKPKKSARTVGDVLGKYHPHGDSACYEAMVLMAQPFSYRYPFIEGQGNWGSPDDPKSFAAMRYTEAKLSQYSELLLSELGQGTCEWQDNFDGSMKEPVNLPARVPNILLNGTTGIAVGMATDIPPHNLREVVKGTIALIRNPNLTDEKIAEYIPAPDLPTKAEIITPPAELLKIQTTGRGSYRMRAVYSVDKNEIIITELPYQVSGSKIITQIADQMQAKKLPLVSDVRDESDHVNPTRLVIVLRSNRIDAESVMSHLFATTDLESSYRVNMNMIGADGRPQVKSIRRILLEWIEIRKTTVTRRLQYHLNKIEKRLHILGGLIIAYLNIDEVIQIIREEDQPKPVLMQRFNIDEIQAEAILELKLRHLAKLEEMEMRREQEELEAKAAVIREQLANPESLKSLIISELKDDAKKFGDDRRSSIVQRAEAAAINETEMLPADPVTVVLSEAGWIRCAKGHEVDAENLNFRAGDQYLSHAQGKSNQRVYVLDDTGRSYALAINTLPSARGLGEPLSSKLSPGSGVGFKQVLVAEDETEILAASNKGYGFKTQAKQLDTSAKAGKAFLNLSEGAEVMNLQPLEDATHVALLSSAGRLLIVDLAELPVLNKGKGNKLIQLEDGDQILSMTLLKLDEIIQVLAGQQQLKLKGDDLRKYIGKRGAKGQLLPRGYQKANKLLIQR
- a CDS encoding niacin transporter NiaP, which translates into the protein MDLVSRIQRLPIGRFHYTLLVVIGLGWMFDAMDTGLISFILAKMAEDWQMTADQKSWVVSIGFVGMAIGAICSGGLADRFGRKTVFAATLVIYSLATAACAFAPDLTWLLVFRFIVGLGLGGQLPVAVTLVSEYIPAHVRGRFIVLLESFWGLGWLVAALVSRFIIPDFGWQTAFMIGGLPALYAIVIWKMVPESIPFLINRGRIEEASALVKKIERQCGVQVYEIFEVKPVAEKQNISFSQLWSGIFARRTLMLWLIWFGIIFSYYGIFTWLPSLLVKEGYSIVQSFEYVLIMILAQLPGYLVAAWLVEKLGRKPTLAGFIGMCAISAYFFGQSGSVTEIVIWGCLMSFFNLGAWGVLYTYTPEQYPTNIRAFGSGWAGAVGRIGGIAAPFAVTHLMGMPNGFSYVFTMFTAVLVAVAIVILVLGEETKGKTLESMGL
- a CDS encoding long-chain-fatty-acid--CoA ligase: MEKIWFAEYQKTGIPETVELPAENTSLVDIFERNFQKFGSRDAFIFMDKAMTFNELEEASRKFATYLQSLGLAKGSRVAVMMPNVLQYPVVALGVFRAGLVLVNVNPLYTSRELEHQLNDSGAEVLVIIENFASVYQAIIGKTPVKHVVVASVGDMLGALKGTLVNFVLRSVRKQIPAWDIPGHVRFNAALSKVNPSNYKRPELTLSDTAVLQYTGGTTGVSKGAELTHRNLVANMLQCDGIFQSKFGAQDGQPDDRIFCALPLYHIFAFMVCALYGMYKGQANVLIPNPRDLPAVMKELRKYQPTFFPAVNTLFNALVNNEEFKQLDHSKLKMAMGGGMAVLPSTAAAWKKVTGTNIVEGYGLSETSPVATANPPASEEFSGTIGIPLPLTEVAILDDEGNEVPLGEQGEISIRGPQVMKGYWNRPDETEKVMVNGFFRTGDIGVMDSRGYVKIVDRKKDMILVSGFNVYPSEIEEVVATHPKVLEVAAIGVPDEKSGEVPKLFVVKKDPSLTTEEVLAFAKENLTGYKRPRYVEFMDELPKSNVGKILRKDLRKTA